The following are encoded together in the Streptomyces sp. NBC_00341 genome:
- a CDS encoding LysR family transcriptional regulator, with the protein MFEVDALRLLVAVAEAGSFTKAAVRLNYTQSAVSRRIAALEQQAGGPLFERLPRGVRLNPRGRTLHRHAVEVLDRLSRAARELAVLNAGNGGLLHTGAFATANISLVPTALRALQHAKPDVEVIAVEGWTDTLMERLQDGALDLAVVSDYPSGLPSAAGVTTTMLCEDELFVALPRAHRLAGAPSVDLRELRDEAWLHSAYGDRPTMLADACARAGFTPRKIIRIAEWTGKFGYAAAGLGVALVPSLAARAVPDELVLCRLTDPALRRTVHVALPAAPLPAALTLRDLLHDAVD; encoded by the coding sequence GTGTTCGAGGTCGACGCACTTCGGCTGCTCGTGGCCGTGGCAGAGGCCGGATCGTTCACCAAGGCGGCGGTCCGGCTCAATTACACCCAGTCCGCGGTCTCCCGGCGGATCGCCGCGCTGGAACAGCAGGCGGGCGGCCCGCTGTTCGAACGGCTCCCTCGGGGCGTACGGCTCAATCCCCGCGGCCGGACACTGCACCGGCACGCCGTGGAGGTGCTCGACCGGCTGTCCCGGGCGGCCCGGGAGCTGGCCGTGCTGAACGCGGGGAACGGCGGACTGCTGCACACGGGAGCCTTCGCCACTGCCAACATCTCGCTCGTGCCCACCGCCCTGCGGGCACTCCAGCACGCCAAGCCGGATGTCGAGGTCATCGCGGTCGAGGGCTGGACCGACACGCTGATGGAACGCCTCCAGGACGGGGCGTTGGACCTTGCTGTCGTCAGCGACTACCCGTCTGGTCTGCCGTCGGCTGCCGGTGTCACGACGACCATGCTGTGCGAGGACGAACTGTTCGTGGCCCTCCCCCGCGCGCACCGCCTGGCCGGAGCCCCATCGGTCGACCTGCGTGAACTGCGGGACGAGGCATGGCTTCACAGCGCGTACGGCGACCGTCCTACGATGCTCGCCGATGCCTGCGCACGGGCGGGCTTCACCCCCAGGAAGATCATCCGGATCGCGGAATGGACCGGGAAGTTCGGCTACGCCGCCGCCGGACTTGGGGTGGCGCTGGTCCCCTCGCTGGCCGCCCGGGCGGTCCCCGACGAACTCGTCCTGTGCCGCCTCACCGACCCGGCCCTGCGCCGGACCGTCCATGTGGCGCTGCCTGCAGCCCCGCTGCCGGCGGCGCTGACACTGAGGGACCTGCTGCACGACGCCGTTGACTGA
- a CDS encoding HD domain-containing protein, with amino-acid sequence MTSVLAIALQDTNQPLLRPLPIAAADVLHNVDAPPRLVAHLRAVHDVAGQLLEWIAGRDLDLGISPEAVLFGAATHDIGKTLHPAELSAAGSQHEEAGRELLMAQGVDSVMARFAATHAAWTTEEAGMEDLLVSLADKIWKNKRVPELEDLVVARLAAASGRPVWEEFLDLDSVLARIGDQADERLAFQMSYPTVGSGRRLPDLPDALATWFARNGAGLRTRGISAELRHSPEDGRLKNSSWLTVEAGDRVTRITVWNSGEAELDFVDLGSGDHRPVHRDLRTEQELQALLVSVLDWIDPGTKG; translated from the coding sequence ATGACCTCGGTACTGGCGATCGCCCTCCAGGACACGAATCAGCCCCTGCTGCGTCCACTGCCGATCGCAGCAGCCGACGTGCTCCACAACGTTGACGCCCCGCCACGTCTGGTCGCCCATCTGCGAGCAGTCCATGACGTGGCCGGGCAGCTCCTGGAATGGATCGCTGGACGCGACCTCGACCTCGGCATCAGCCCGGAGGCCGTTCTCTTCGGAGCCGCGACCCACGACATCGGAAAGACTCTGCACCCCGCCGAGTTGTCCGCGGCCGGCTCGCAGCACGAAGAAGCCGGCCGTGAGCTGCTGATGGCCCAGGGCGTCGATTCCGTCATGGCACGCTTCGCCGCGACCCACGCCGCTTGGACCACCGAAGAGGCCGGGATGGAAGACCTCCTGGTCAGCCTGGCCGACAAGATCTGGAAGAACAAGCGGGTCCCCGAACTCGAAGACCTTGTCGTCGCCCGACTCGCAGCGGCGAGCGGAAGGCCGGTCTGGGAGGAGTTCCTCGACCTGGACAGCGTGCTCGCCCGCATCGGTGACCAGGCCGACGAACGCCTCGCCTTCCAGATGTCCTACCCGACAGTCGGGAGCGGCCGTCGACTGCCGGACCTCCCGGACGCGCTCGCGACATGGTTCGCCAGGAACGGAGCGGGTCTCCGCACGCGTGGGATCAGCGCTGAACTGCGGCACTCCCCAGAAGACGGCCGGCTCAAGAACAGCTCATGGCTGACGGTCGAGGCCGGGGACCGGGTCACACGGATCACCGTCTGGAACAGTGGTGAAGCCGAACTCGACTTCGTGGACCTCGGCAGCGGTGACCACCGTCCCGTGCACCGGGACCTCCGAACCGAGCAAGAACTCCAGGCCCTCCTCGTATCCGTACTCGACTGGATCGACCCCGGGACAAAGGGCTGA
- a CDS encoding TetR/AcrR family transcriptional regulator, with the protein MQPTFARIAERAGLSSNRLISYHFAGRSELIAALVAEAYADITRHMTERTRAATGPREALHAYIRALAGYIAEHPKRMRTLMSVFLDHRAEDGGRSYGGGDERDAVDPVRRVLAEGQRTGEFRVFDSFVMATTIQRSIDGLPFLLRSEPDLDLASYAEELVELFDRATCCSGGHAGRVAAPSPWRSAGRDGSRSGGSVRP; encoded by the coding sequence GTGCAGCCTACGTTCGCCCGGATCGCGGAACGGGCCGGGTTGAGCAGCAACCGGCTGATCTCGTATCACTTCGCCGGGAGGAGTGAGCTGATCGCCGCTCTTGTCGCGGAGGCGTACGCGGACATCACCCGGCACATGACCGAGCGCACCCGTGCGGCGACCGGGCCCCGCGAAGCGCTGCACGCGTACATCCGCGCGCTGGCCGGCTACATCGCCGAGCATCCGAAGCGGATGCGCACGCTCATGTCGGTGTTCCTGGACCACCGGGCCGAGGACGGCGGGCGCAGTTACGGCGGGGGCGACGAGCGCGATGCGGTCGACCCGGTGCGGCGGGTCCTGGCGGAGGGGCAGCGTACGGGTGAGTTCCGTGTGTTCGACAGCTTCGTGATGGCGACGACGATCCAGCGCTCCATCGACGGGCTGCCGTTCCTGCTGCGTTCCGAACCCGACCTCGATCTGGCGTCGTACGCAGAGGAGTTGGTCGAGCTGTTCGACCGTGCGACCTGCTGCTCGGGCGGGCACGCCGGGCGGGTGGCGGCTCCGTCGCCCTGGAGATCGGCCGGCCGTGACGGTTCACGGTCAGGCGGTAGCGTGCGGCCATGA
- a CDS encoding NADAR domain-containing protein, with product MTWRGPTYRMVDGERIDGAWSHIWRRYLPDGEYYLDDLIVFADGTITCGERTDLAGLEKLLAAGRLAVSNSTTPVLPDEPSKWASRRGEPLTPEGFLLEVADRIEALNQRPTADERCWDAIRRFQQEPTESGRALLRAAYLAVPPHLRIYVLGDMDRQDRPLRILLTDIGEAVDGDGPVVTAERHRDALDYFNRGDQGVRSEQERQAVLHADDPSGPGRAVLTSHETVYPRGWPEQPGLFMLRNEFPAQITFAGESYASVLHGYWALSAADASDSAAIRDAASGREAHERGGRAAHRTDWPDVRLAVMAGLLRAKFTQHPGPAQVLLSTGDARISYTGLSDSPFWRDDSDGRGRNWMGRLLELTRSELVAQQALRT from the coding sequence ATGACTTGGCGTGGACCGACGTACAGGATGGTGGACGGAGAGAGGATCGACGGGGCCTGGTCTCACATCTGGCGGAGGTATCTACCGGACGGTGAGTACTACCTCGACGACCTGATCGTCTTCGCGGACGGAACGATCACCTGCGGAGAACGTACGGACCTGGCCGGCCTGGAGAAGTTGCTCGCGGCGGGCCGGCTCGCGGTGAGCAACTCCACGACTCCAGTGCTTCCCGACGAACCGTCGAAGTGGGCCTCTCGTCGTGGCGAGCCGCTGACTCCGGAGGGTTTTCTTCTGGAGGTCGCGGACCGCATCGAAGCGCTCAACCAGCGGCCGACTGCCGACGAGCGTTGCTGGGACGCGATCCGCCGCTTTCAGCAGGAGCCGACCGAGTCCGGTCGGGCGCTGCTCCGGGCGGCGTACCTGGCGGTTCCACCGCATCTGCGGATCTACGTGCTCGGGGACATGGACCGTCAGGACCGTCCTCTGCGGATCCTGCTCACGGACATCGGTGAGGCCGTCGACGGCGATGGACCCGTAGTGACGGCGGAGAGGCACAGGGACGCCCTGGACTACTTCAACCGCGGAGACCAGGGTGTCCGGAGCGAACAGGAGCGGCAGGCCGTCCTGCACGCCGACGACCCTTCTGGGCCGGGCCGAGCGGTGCTCACCTCGCACGAGACCGTCTACCCGCGGGGCTGGCCCGAACAGCCGGGGCTGTTCATGCTCCGCAACGAATTCCCGGCGCAGATCACGTTCGCCGGCGAGTCCTACGCGTCCGTGCTCCACGGATACTGGGCGCTGTCAGCGGCCGATGCCTCGGACAGCGCCGCGATCCGGGATGCGGCGTCCGGTCGGGAGGCGCATGAGCGGGGTGGCCGGGCGGCGCACCGGACTGACTGGCCGGACGTACGGCTCGCGGTCATGGCGGGGCTGCTTCGCGCGAAGTTCACGCAGCACCCCGGACCCGCCCAGGTACTCCTCTCCACGGGGGACGCCAGGATCAGCTACACCGGCTTGTCGGACTCGCCCTTCTGGCGGGATGATTCCGACGGCCGGGGACGGAACTGGATGGGGCGGCTGCTTGAGCTGACCCGCTCCGAGCTCGTCGCCCAGCAGGCTCTCCGGACTTGA
- a CDS encoding helix-turn-helix domain-containing protein, with amino-acid sequence MAGFAQRVPALVDITMVAHPSVTLFVDLSEGAGPAYDAHGRRERGSVVVGLTPGILRVSGPETEQCRCLQIRLSPIVAATVLGASTELVGSVVPLADVWGRDAGRTEDRLRAATSWDERFTIVADVLGRRLDARPPRDPEVAAAWSRMLNGRGQVRVDDLAGELGWSRKRLWSRFRSQVGLTPKLAARLVRFDHAAHLLAAGDAAATVAAATGYVDQSHLHREVRAFTGVTPTAVAAAPWLGFDDVAWPGSSAGPPQSEGSP; translated from the coding sequence ATGGCCGGGTTCGCCCAACGCGTCCCGGCGCTCGTGGACATCACCATGGTCGCGCACCCGTCGGTCACCCTGTTCGTGGACCTGAGCGAGGGAGCCGGCCCCGCTTACGACGCCCACGGGCGGCGCGAACGCGGCAGCGTCGTCGTCGGACTGACCCCGGGAATCCTCCGGGTCAGCGGCCCGGAGACCGAACAGTGCCGGTGCCTCCAGATCCGGCTCTCGCCGATCGTGGCGGCCACGGTGCTCGGCGCGTCGACCGAACTCGTCGGCTCAGTGGTCCCGCTGGCAGACGTCTGGGGGCGCGACGCCGGGCGGACCGAGGACAGACTGCGCGCCGCCACGTCGTGGGACGAGCGGTTCACGATCGTGGCGGACGTCCTCGGCCGGCGACTGGACGCCCGTCCACCGCGCGACCCGGAGGTCGCCGCCGCCTGGTCGCGGATGCTCAACGGCCGGGGGCAGGTACGGGTGGACGATCTGGCGGGCGAGTTGGGGTGGAGCCGTAAACGCCTCTGGTCCCGCTTCCGGTCCCAGGTCGGCCTCACCCCCAAGCTCGCCGCCCGGCTGGTCCGTTTCGACCACGCCGCTCACCTGCTCGCGGCCGGTGACGCCGCCGCTACGGTGGCGGCCGCGACCGGCTACGTCGACCAGTCCCACCTCCACCGCGAGGTCAGGGCGTTCACCGGCGTGACCCCCACCGCCGTTGCCGCCGCGCCGTGGCTCGGGTTCGACGACGTGGCGTGGCCGGGTTCCTCCGCCGGTCCGCCGCAGTCGGAAGGTTCGCCGTAG
- a CDS encoding alpha/beta fold hydrolase: MGHEGVTHSHGMHVVHHGPRQAPPLLLIHGSGSSGGSWRPVVPALSARHHVIRVDLSGHGHSPPAPSYDVPEQAGRLAAVLDELALGRVTAVGHSSGGYIATALAEQRPDLVGSLALISSGPSPDALLPQPAVLRALIAPPLGRLLWSIRSDSMLRRGMTSVCNRPVEIPDELIAEARSIGYRTFRTVLRRNTAYIAERSVPERLASLDVPVLVIFGAADRRWDPSSAHRYETVPNARVEQLPGVGHLPMLEAPQETGERLLAFAAAHR; this comes from the coding sequence ATGGGACATGAAGGCGTCACGCACTCGCACGGGATGCACGTGGTCCACCACGGCCCGCGGCAGGCCCCGCCGCTGCTGCTCATCCACGGATCGGGATCCTCCGGCGGCTCCTGGAGACCGGTGGTGCCGGCCCTCTCCGCGCGGCACCACGTCATCCGGGTCGACCTCTCGGGGCACGGCCACTCCCCGCCCGCGCCGTCGTACGACGTGCCGGAGCAGGCGGGCCGCCTGGCCGCGGTGCTCGACGAGCTCGCCCTCGGCCGGGTCACCGCGGTCGGGCACTCCAGCGGGGGCTACATCGCCACCGCGCTCGCCGAACAACGCCCGGACCTGGTCGGTTCGCTCGCGCTGATCAGCAGCGGCCCGAGTCCCGACGCGCTCCTTCCTCAGCCCGCCGTCCTCCGGGCGCTGATCGCCCCGCCGCTGGGCCGGCTCCTCTGGTCGATCCGCTCGGACTCGATGCTCCGCAGGGGGATGACCTCGGTGTGCAACCGCCCGGTGGAGATCCCGGACGAACTGATCGCCGAGGCCCGGAGCATCGGCTACCGCACGTTCAGGACCGTGCTGCGCCGGAACACCGCGTACATCGCCGAGCGGAGCGTGCCCGAGCGCCTCGCCTCCCTCGACGTCCCGGTCCTGGTGATCTTCGGCGCGGCCGACCGCCGCTGGGACCCGTCTTCGGCACACCGCTACGAGACGGTGCCGAACGCGCGCGTCGAGCAGCTGCCCGGCGTCGGGCACCTCCCCATGCTCGAAGCGCCGCAGGAGACCGGCGAACGGCTGCTGGCCTTCGCGGCTGCCCACCGCTGA
- a CDS encoding FAD-dependent oxidoreductase — protein sequence MTMTIVGAGPGGLALARVLHVNGIDATVYERESSRDARGQGGMLDIHSGQRALREAGLIDRFHTLARGAGQDMRLLEPDGTLLLQEDTPDDAPSERPEIDRADLRDLLLDSLPEGTVRWGHAFESAGSGLLRFAGGGSAPYDLLVGADGARSRVRPMLTDARPAHIGQNVVEIGIPDIDRTHPDLAAMVGRGNYWVLGNGISLAAQRNGDGRVRIGISFYNTAEDWFATSGIPFDDPAAARARLIDLLPGWDARFTALIAACDDTVVPRSITTLPAGLTWPSAPDVTLLGDAAHLMPPVGEGANMALVDGALLGLALAAHPDDVPAAVKEYEREMFERTAAAARMSARMQELLMSPDAGRRMLEFFQPD from the coding sequence ATGACCATGACCATCGTCGGAGCCGGCCCAGGCGGCCTGGCCCTTGCCCGGGTGCTGCACGTGAACGGAATCGACGCCACCGTCTACGAACGGGAATCGTCACGGGACGCACGCGGTCAGGGCGGCATGCTCGACATCCACTCCGGCCAACGGGCGCTCCGCGAGGCCGGTCTGATCGACCGGTTCCACACGCTGGCCCGGGGCGCGGGGCAGGACATGCGCCTCCTGGAGCCCGACGGCACCCTGCTCCTCCAGGAGGACACGCCCGACGACGCCCCGTCCGAGCGCCCCGAGATCGACCGCGCCGATCTGCGCGACCTGCTGCTGGACTCCCTCCCCGAGGGGACGGTGCGATGGGGGCACGCCTTCGAGTCCGCCGGCAGCGGCCTGCTGCGCTTCGCCGGAGGCGGCAGCGCACCGTATGACCTGCTGGTGGGCGCGGACGGCGCGCGGTCCCGGGTCCGCCCAATGCTCACCGACGCCCGCCCGGCGCACATAGGCCAGAACGTCGTCGAGATCGGCATTCCCGACATCGACCGCACGCACCCCGACCTCGCGGCGATGGTCGGGCGCGGCAACTACTGGGTGCTCGGCAACGGAATCTCCCTGGCGGCGCAGCGCAACGGCGACGGCCGGGTTCGCATCGGCATCAGCTTCTACAACACCGCGGAGGACTGGTTCGCCACCAGCGGTATCCCGTTCGACGACCCGGCCGCCGCCCGTGCACGGCTGATCGACCTGCTCCCCGGCTGGGACGCGCGGTTCACCGCGCTGATCGCGGCCTGCGACGACACGGTCGTACCGCGCTCGATCACCACGCTCCCGGCCGGCCTGACCTGGCCGTCGGCGCCGGACGTCACGCTGCTCGGTGATGCCGCGCATCTGATGCCGCCGGTCGGAGAGGGCGCCAACATGGCACTGGTCGACGGCGCCCTGCTCGGCCTCGCGCTGGCCGCGCACCCGGACGACGTACCCGCCGCCGTCAAGGAATACGAACGCGAGATGTTCGAACGCACCGCTGCCGCCGCCCGGATGTCCGCGAGGATGCAGGAACTGCTGATGTCGCCGGACGCCGGCCGGCGGATGCTTGAGTTCTTCCAGCCCGACTGA
- a CDS encoding TetR/AcrR family transcriptional regulator: MLVWERPEPPNRPVPVPLSREDIVRAAIRLADADGLDAVSLRKVATALDVRPMRLYSYIAGKEELLDLMVDAAHAEIRPAGDGWREVLRSLAEATRHAAHEHEWLADLLGGRPQLGPNALAGGERVVAALGDIGLDATMPVVAAVNAYVIGAVRRENAERRAERATGMDEKRWQASLGPYLERTFATGRFPALATVVRDAAHLDADQTFRLGLDFLLDGIEARLSL, translated from the coding sequence ATGTTGGTGTGGGAGAGGCCGGAGCCCCCGAATCGCCCGGTACCGGTGCCGTTGAGCCGGGAGGACATCGTGCGAGCGGCGATCCGGCTGGCCGACGCGGACGGCCTGGACGCGGTGTCGCTGCGCAAGGTCGCCACCGCTCTGGATGTCCGTCCGATGCGGCTGTACAGCTACATCGCCGGCAAGGAGGAGCTGCTCGACCTGATGGTCGACGCCGCCCATGCCGAGATCCGGCCGGCCGGAGACGGCTGGCGCGAGGTGCTCCGCTCTCTTGCCGAAGCCACTCGGCACGCCGCTCACGAGCACGAATGGCTCGCGGATCTACTGGGCGGCCGGCCCCAGCTCGGCCCGAACGCGCTGGCCGGCGGGGAGAGAGTGGTGGCCGCTCTGGGCGACATCGGCCTGGACGCCACCATGCCGGTGGTCGCCGCGGTCAACGCGTACGTGATCGGCGCGGTGCGCCGGGAGAACGCCGAGCGGCGTGCCGAACGGGCCACCGGGATGGACGAGAAGCGCTGGCAGGCATCGCTCGGGCCCTATCTGGAGCGGACGTTCGCCACCGGCCGGTTCCCCGCGCTGGCCACGGTGGTGCGCGATGCCGCCCACCTGGACGCCGATCAGACCTTCCGGCTCGGCCTCGACTTCCTGCTCGACGGCATCGAGGCCCGCCTCTCACTGTGA
- a CDS encoding N-acyl homoserine lactonase family protein: MSNNTAVRRLDLGYFVRPASESGGPQPRVESVLAYLVRRDEGLILFDTGIGDAGPDTEAHYRPQRRELRRALAASGVSLSDVSLVVNCHLHFDHCGGNPLLGGRPILVQDVELAAARRGDYTVDELVDFPGATYEEISGEAEVWPGVWIIPTPGHTDGHQSLVVRQDDGTVILAGQAHDFASHFAADQLAHHAGLQGLEQPLPTYRPWLGRLLEFDPRRVLFAHDCSVWEPPC; the protein is encoded by the coding sequence ATGAGCAACAACACGGCGGTTCGTCGCCTCGACCTGGGGTACTTCGTCCGGCCCGCGTCGGAGAGCGGTGGCCCTCAGCCGCGTGTCGAATCCGTACTCGCCTACCTGGTCCGACGTGACGAGGGGCTGATCCTCTTCGACACCGGTATCGGTGACGCCGGTCCTGATACCGAAGCCCACTACCGCCCACAGCGCCGAGAACTGCGGAGGGCGCTCGCAGCCTCCGGAGTCTCCCTCTCGGATGTGTCCCTGGTGGTGAACTGCCATCTTCACTTCGACCACTGCGGGGGCAATCCGCTGCTGGGCGGCAGGCCGATCCTGGTGCAGGACGTGGAACTGGCCGCCGCACGTCGAGGCGACTACACCGTGGACGAACTCGTCGACTTCCCCGGTGCGACCTACGAGGAGATCTCCGGAGAAGCCGAGGTCTGGCCAGGAGTGTGGATCATCCCCACCCCTGGCCACACCGACGGTCATCAGTCACTGGTGGTCCGGCAGGATGACGGCACCGTCATCCTCGCCGGACAGGCACACGACTTCGCGTCCCACTTCGCAGCCGATCAGCTGGCTCACCACGCCGGACTCCAAGGTCTGGAGCAGCCGCTTCCGACGTACAGGCCGTGGCTGGGGCGGCTCCTGGAGTTCGATCCACGGCGTGTGCTGTTCGCGCACGACTGCTCGGTCTGGGAGCCGCCTTGCTGA
- a CDS encoding Rid family hydrolase, which yields MARAITLIRSDSLSDVAEYAYAATAPAEARLIFLAGSCPLNEDGSTAAIGDYAGQAAKAIENMRTALAAAGASLQDVISTRVLVASARQEDLVTAWQVVRDSFADHDVPSTLMGVTVLGYKDQLVEIEAVAAVLD from the coding sequence ATGGCTCGTGCCATCACTCTGATCCGCTCCGACTCCCTCTCCGACGTCGCCGAGTACGCCTACGCGGCCACGGCGCCCGCCGAGGCCCGCCTGATCTTCCTCGCCGGGTCGTGTCCGCTGAACGAGGACGGCTCCACGGCGGCGATCGGGGACTACGCGGGCCAGGCGGCGAAAGCGATCGAGAACATGCGGACCGCTCTCGCCGCCGCGGGCGCGTCTCTCCAGGACGTGATCAGCACCCGGGTCCTCGTCGCGTCAGCCCGCCAGGAGGACCTGGTGACCGCCTGGCAGGTGGTCCGCGACTCGTTCGCCGACCATGACGTCCCCAGCACCTTGATGGGTGTCACCGTGCTCGGCTACAAGGACCAGCTCGTCGAGATCGAAGCCGTCGCCGCCGTACTCGATTGA
- a CDS encoding dienelactone hydrolase family protein produces the protein MTTVTTRTVEYPADGLTMIGHLALPAGTDRAPAVLLGPEGLGLTDIQRRRADALAELGYVALAFDINGGRCFEDPQQMLAHVTPLLAAPDRMRDIGHAALDVLRAEPRTDPDRIAAIGYGTGGIIALELGRDGVGLRAIGTVNGLNTGRPGEAARIHCPVWAGVGSEDPIMSSAQRDAFTAEMQAAGVDWRLVVYGGALHAFHHPTVAHTVLPGVGHHPLHAGRAWRDVLDLLAECLPLGEPATAAGRSAA, from the coding sequence ATGACGACGGTTACCACGCGCACGGTCGAGTACCCGGCAGACGGACTGACGATGATCGGGCACCTCGCGCTCCCGGCCGGCACCGACCGCGCACCCGCGGTCCTGCTCGGGCCCGAGGGGCTCGGCCTGACCGACATCCAGCGCCGCCGTGCCGACGCCCTGGCCGAGCTGGGATACGTGGCGCTGGCCTTCGACATCAACGGCGGGCGCTGTTTCGAAGACCCCCAGCAGATGCTGGCGCACGTGACCCCGCTGCTCGCCGCCCCCGACCGGATGCGGGACATCGGGCACGCGGCGCTGGACGTGCTGCGCGCCGAACCACGGACCGATCCCGACCGGATCGCCGCCATCGGCTACGGCACCGGAGGCATCATCGCGCTGGAACTCGGACGCGACGGAGTCGGCCTCCGCGCGATCGGGACGGTCAACGGACTGAACACGGGCCGGCCGGGCGAGGCGGCACGCATTCACTGCCCGGTATGGGCCGGCGTCGGTTCGGAGGACCCCATCATGTCGTCCGCCCAACGCGACGCGTTCACCGCCGAGATGCAGGCCGCGGGCGTCGACTGGCGCCTCGTCGTCTACGGCGGAGCCCTGCACGCCTTCCACCATCCGACGGTCGCCCACACCGTGCTCCCCGGCGTCGGCCACCATCCGCTGCACGCGGGGCGAGCCTGGCGCGACGTCCTCGACCTGCTCGCCGAATGCCTGCCTCTGGGGGAGCCGGCCACGGCAGCGGGACGGTCGGCGGCATGA
- a CDS encoding serine hydrolase domain-containing protein translates to MTTPAEELLPATRRALLHRIATAQSDGRSPSVVAAVRRQGQTVWNGARTCVDGHAPDDDTQFRIGSLTKTFTAVLVLRLRDEGLLDLADPLEKHLTGTGLGEVTIHQLLGHSAGLGAESPAPWWERTPGSLRPELTDVLGEQTRMHTPGRRHHYSNPGYTVLGALIEAVRGASWAQVLKRELLEPLGMHRTSPGPEAPHAGGWAVHPWADAMLPEPAEDLGLMAPAGQLWSTTADLLRFAAFLAEGDDRVLCAASVAEMKAPSAPSDPGDWEGNYGLGLQVIHRKGRTLVGHTGSLPGFLATLWFCAEEDVAAVVFANVTSGPPIGEVAADLVDIVAEAEPRIPEPWRPLPEVDAELLALTGPWYWGTRPNVLRLNADRGLELRGLRGDGRGARFTARPDGTWIGLDGYYAGETLRIVRNDDGSVNHLDLGSFVFTREPYDPAAAVPGGVDENGWRGLGS, encoded by the coding sequence ATGACCACTCCTGCTGAAGAGTTGCTTCCGGCTACGCGGCGCGCCCTGCTGCACCGCATCGCCACCGCCCAGTCCGACGGGCGTTCACCTTCCGTCGTCGCCGCTGTCCGGCGGCAGGGGCAGACCGTCTGGAACGGCGCCCGCACCTGTGTCGACGGCCACGCCCCCGATGACGACACGCAGTTCAGGATCGGATCCCTCACCAAGACGTTCACCGCGGTGCTGGTCCTGCGGCTGCGTGACGAGGGGCTGTTGGATCTGGCCGATCCGCTGGAGAAGCACCTGACCGGAACGGGTTTGGGCGAGGTCACCATTCACCAGCTGTTGGGCCACAGCGCGGGGCTCGGCGCGGAGTCGCCCGCTCCGTGGTGGGAACGGACGCCGGGCAGTCTGCGGCCCGAGCTCACGGATGTGCTCGGTGAGCAGACCCGGATGCACACACCTGGTCGTCGTCACCACTACTCCAACCCCGGATACACGGTGCTCGGAGCGCTGATCGAAGCCGTGCGCGGGGCGTCCTGGGCGCAGGTCCTGAAGCGTGAGCTCCTGGAGCCGCTGGGCATGCACCGTACGAGTCCCGGGCCGGAGGCGCCGCATGCCGGTGGCTGGGCCGTCCACCCGTGGGCGGACGCCATGCTGCCCGAGCCGGCCGAGGACCTCGGACTGATGGCTCCGGCCGGTCAGCTCTGGTCCACCACCGCCGACCTTCTCCGGTTCGCCGCCTTCCTCGCCGAGGGAGACGACCGGGTGCTCTGCGCCGCCTCCGTGGCGGAGATGAAGGCGCCGTCCGCACCCTCTGATCCGGGGGACTGGGAGGGGAATTACGGTCTGGGGCTCCAGGTGATCCACAGGAAGGGCCGCACGCTTGTCGGGCACACCGGGTCGCTCCCCGGATTCCTGGCCACCCTGTGGTTCTGCGCCGAGGAGGACGTGGCGGCGGTGGTGTTCGCCAACGTCACCTCCGGGCCACCGATCGGTGAGGTGGCCGCTGACCTCGTGGACATCGTCGCGGAGGCCGAGCCCCGCATCCCGGAGCCCTGGCGCCCGCTGCCCGAGGTGGACGCGGAGCTGCTCGCGCTGACCGGCCCCTGGTACTGGGGTACGCGTCCCAACGTCCTGCGCCTGAACGCCGATCGCGGACTGGAACTCCGAGGCCTCCGCGGCGACGGCCGCGGCGCTCGGTTCACCGCCCGGCCGGACGGCACCTGGATCGGGCTGGACGGCTATTACGCGGGGGAGACGCTGCGGATCGTCCGGAACGACGACGGCAGCGTGAACCATCTGGACCTGGGTTCGTTCGTCTTCACTCGCGAACCGTACGATCCCGCGGCGGCCGTTCCGGGCGGAGTGGACGAGAACGGGTGGCGCGGACTGGGAAGTTGA